ATGGAAGAGAACTCAACAACGCCATCGGCGGCAAAAAAAGATGTGTGGGTTTTTGCCGAACACGAGGGCGGCGAGCTATCAAAGGTTTCCTTGGAGTTGTTTTCGGAAGGACGGACACTGGCAAAAAGGCTGGGCTCGGACCTTTGCGCTTTGCTCATCGGCGATAGAGTATCGGATTTGGGAGCCATCCCCATGCAGTACGGGGCAAGCAAGGTTTATCTGGTGGAAGACGATTCGCTGAGGCAGTACACCGGACATGCATGGATTCGTTTACTGGCCGATCTTATCAAAGAACGTGGACCGTCCATCGTCCTGTTCGGTTCGACCCCGAAAGGGAGAGAAATGGCCCCGCTCCTTGCTGCCGACGTTAAGGGAGGCTTCGCCAGCGAGTGTACTATCTTCGATATCGGCGACCAGGATCATCTGCTGGCAACCCGTCCCATCAACGGGGGGAAGCTCGATGCGAAATGTTTCTTTTCCTCCAAATGCATCACTCAAATTGCTACCGTTCGCCCCGGAGTGATCGATACCGACGAACCGAATGCGTCACTAACATCAGAGATTATCAGGATAAACGTGACGGCCAAAGAAGATCGCGCCAACAGTAAAATCACCGGTTTCCTCAAGGGCGATCCAGCCAAGATCGATGTTCGCGAAGCAGAGGTCGTTATAGCTGCCGGCAGAGGCGTAGGCGGGCGGGAGAATTTGCGTCTCATCGAGGAATTGGCTGCTGTTCTGGGAGCATCGTTGGGCGGGACGCGCTGTGCCGTCGATATGGGGCTGCTATCGCCGGATCGGTTGATTGGACAGACCGGCAAATATATTTCACCCAAGCTCTATATTGCCTGCGGCATTTCCGGCGCAACGGAACATTTGCAGGGCATCAGAGCTTCCCAACATATCATCGCCATCAATTCAGATCGCAACGCTCCTATCTTCCAAACGGCTAAAGTTCGGATCGTGGGGGACCTGCGCGAGGTTGTGCCTGCCATAACAGAGCGGGTGCGTCAGATCATCGGCTCCGGGCAGGTGGCCAAAGCCGATGCGGTGATGAACAGCATTCACTCCAACTGATTTGAAACCCGAGGTTTGAAATGAAGATAGTGGTCTGCATCAAACAGGTCATCGATCCCGAGTCTCGCTTGAGACTCGACCCTCAAACCGACGCCATCGATGAGACCATCATCGGCTATGTGATCAACCCCGCCGATCTGTTTGCCCTAGAAGAGGCTCTCTGGTTAAGAGACATGTCCGGCGGGGGAGAAGTCACTCTCCTGGCGATGGGGCCGCCGCGTTGCAAGAGGCCTCTGATAGACGGCCTGGCAATGGGAGCAGACAAAGCCGTACATCTGTGGGATCAATCCTTTGAAGGATCGGACAATTATGTCACATCAATGATCTTGGCCAAAGCCATTGACCGGATAGGATACGACATGGTCCTCTGTGGCAGACAGGCAATCGACGACAACGGCCAGCAGGTGCCGGCGACGATAGCCGGATTGCTTGGTTTGCCATTTATTTCGGCAGTGACCCGTATCGATATCCGACTGCCGGAGAAGAAAGCGATAACTCATCGATCCTTGGGAAAGGGGGATCGTGAGATAGTGGAATGTGGTCTTCCCGCTGTATTTAGCGTGGAGACAGGGATCAATAGGCCGAGATACGCCAAAGCGCGCACGCGGTTGCAGGCAGAAAAGAAGGAAATCGTTACCTGGGGATGCGATGATTTGAACCTTAGCCAGGCCGATGTGGGTCAATCCGGGTCTTTGGTAGAGGTTCGCGGAATTACCTATCCCAAACCAAGGGCCAAGAAGGTCGCTACACCTCCATCCGATCTGCCCCCACATCTAAGGTTGCAATGGCTCATGAGGGGAGGAAGTGACCAGGGCGCTGCGAAAAACAGCAGCGATTTCATTGAAGGCTCACCCGAGGAAGTGGCTTCCATGGTGCTGAAATACCTGACCGATGAGAAGATACTGTCCGCTGGAGACAAAAGGAAATAGGCAGCTTTTCCAGGAAACAGCGATATGAAAGAGCAGAAAGTAACGGAATCAGCGCGGGGAGAGATATTCCAGAATATCGAGTTTGGCTGGATAATATACATCCTGGCCTTCATGGCCACAGCTCTGGTTTTCTATGCCTTGTACACACGAATGCGGCTGTGGAAGATGGGGAAGCCGGAAAATCGCTTTGAGAATAAAGGGCAAGTGATAAAGGACTTCATCAAAACGGGGATTGCTGACGGCGTGTTTCACCGCCGCTTTTTCCGAGCCAGAAACCCGGCGACACCAGCGGAAACTGGGTGGTGGATCGTCGACAGGCTAGGCCACAGCCGTTTCCTCCTAGACTCCTGGGCAGGCATCAACCACTTCCTCATGTTTGCCGGTGCGGTCTTCCTCCTCATCGCCACGGGCGCTAATGTGATCTCTCATTATATTTATGAATTCCTTGAGGGGCACACCTATCTGGCCATCTCTTGCATCGGCGATGTCGGCGGTGTGCTGATGCTCCTGGGTGTTTTTGGCGCGGCCCTCAGGAGGTATATCAAAAAGCCAGCGCAAGTGAATAACGTCACGGATGATCGGATCACTCTGGCCATGATTGCCGTAGTGGTTCTTACCGGATACATCGTTGAAGGTCTGCGACAGGTAATCGCCGATACTCCTTCACAGTGGGCGCAATGGAGTTTTCTGGGATACGGGTTTGCTCAGATATTCGATTCTTCAACAATGCTCCAGTATCAAATAATTTGGTGGATCCATTCGATTCTGGTTATCGTAGCAGTAGTATACATCGCCCTGACATTCAACAAGTTGAGCCACATTCTCGTTTCTCCGATAAACGTGTTTTTCCGCTCTACACGCCCCAAAGGGGCATTGGCCCCTCTGGATATGGAGAGTCCGGAGAGTTTTGGGGCTGCGAAGATCGAGGACTTCACATGGAAACAGTTGATGGACCTGGATGCCTGCACCCAGTGCAGCCGTTGTCAGGCCAACTGTCCGGCGTATCTGAGCCAGAAAAAGCTTTCACCAAAGAAGGTGATTGGAGACCTTAAATCACATCTGTGTGACGTCTATCCCGTGACGGTGAAGACGATGATCAACGGGAAACTCATGGCGACCGAATCCCGCAAGGATATGGGCAAAGAAGTCGTCACCGAAGAAGTGATCTGGGATTGCACCACCTGCCGGGCTTGCGAAGAAGTCTGTCCCGTCTTTGTTGAGCATATCGATAAGATAATGGACATGCGGCGCGATCTTGTACTGGAGCAGTCCAGGGTACCGGAGAGCGCTGAAAATGCCCTGCGAAGCATCATGGACAGGGGCCACCCGTGGAAAGGGAGTTTAGACACCCGGCCCGATGTGGCGCAGAAGCTCGGAACCAGGGCGATGGCCGAAGATAACAAGGTCGATGTGCTCTTCTATATGGGCTGTACCACCATGCTTCAAGAGAGGCCCGCGATTGTTGGCACTGCAACGGCTAAGCTCCTCAAGGCTGCCGGAATCAAGTTCGGCGTATTGGGACCGGAAGAGACATGCTGCGGCGAGCCGGCGCGTCGATTGGGTGAGGAGTATCTCTTCCAATCACAGGCTCGGAAGAATATCGCCCTTTTCAGGAAATACGGGGTCAAAAAGATCGTAACCGTCTGCCCTCATTGCTTTAATACTCTAAAGAATGAATACCCCCAGTTTG
This DNA window, taken from Dehalococcoidia bacterium, encodes the following:
- a CDS encoding electron transfer flavoprotein subunit alpha/FixB family protein, which codes for MEENSTTPSAAKKDVWVFAEHEGGELSKVSLELFSEGRTLAKRLGSDLCALLIGDRVSDLGAIPMQYGASKVYLVEDDSLRQYTGHAWIRLLADLIKERGPSIVLFGSTPKGREMAPLLAADVKGGFASECTIFDIGDQDHLLATRPINGGKLDAKCFFSSKCITQIATVRPGVIDTDEPNASLTSEIIRINVTAKEDRANSKITGFLKGDPAKIDVREAEVVIAAGRGVGGRENLRLIEELAAVLGASLGGTRCAVDMGLLSPDRLIGQTGKYISPKLYIACGISGATEHLQGIRASQHIIAINSDRNAPIFQTAKVRIVGDLREVVPAITERVRQIIGSGQVAKADAVMNSIHSN
- a CDS encoding electron transfer flavoprotein subunit beta/FixA family protein, yielding MKIVVCIKQVIDPESRLRLDPQTDAIDETIIGYVINPADLFALEEALWLRDMSGGGEVTLLAMGPPRCKRPLIDGLAMGADKAVHLWDQSFEGSDNYVTSMILAKAIDRIGYDMVLCGRQAIDDNGQQVPATIAGLLGLPFISAVTRIDIRLPEKKAITHRSLGKGDREIVECGLPAVFSVETGINRPRYAKARTRLQAEKKEIVTWGCDDLNLSQADVGQSGSLVEVRGITYPKPRAKKVATPPSDLPPHLRLQWLMRGGSDQGAAKNSSDFIEGSPEEVASMVLKYLTDEKILSAGDKRK
- a CDS encoding heterodisulfide reductase-related iron-sulfur binding cluster, encoding MKEQKVTESARGEIFQNIEFGWIIYILAFMATALVFYALYTRMRLWKMGKPENRFENKGQVIKDFIKTGIADGVFHRRFFRARNPATPAETGWWIVDRLGHSRFLLDSWAGINHFLMFAGAVFLLIATGANVISHYIYEFLEGHTYLAISCIGDVGGVLMLLGVFGAALRRYIKKPAQVNNVTDDRITLAMIAVVVLTGYIVEGLRQVIADTPSQWAQWSFLGYGFAQIFDSSTMLQYQIIWWIHSILVIVAVVYIALTFNKLSHILVSPINVFFRSTRPKGALAPLDMESPESFGAAKIEDFTWKQLMDLDACTQCSRCQANCPAYLSQKKLSPKKVIGDLKSHLCDVYPVTVKTMINGKLMATESRKDMGKEVVTEEVIWDCTTCRACEEVCPVFVEHIDKIMDMRRDLVLEQSRVPESAENALRSIMDRGHPWKGSLDTRPDVAQKLGTRAMAEDNKVDVLFYMGCTTMLQERPAIVGTATAKLLKAAGIKFGVLGPEETCCGEPARRLGEEYLFQSQARKNIALFRKYGVKKIVTVCPHCFNTLKNEYPQFGGDFEVVHHSQLIAELLMQGKLRPSQTVNKSVTYHDPCYLGRYQEIYEEPRGILTAIPGLQMVEMERNHRQSFCCGGGGGRTWLEETGSKICELRVDEAIKTKADMLVTACPFCLKMMEYGKTLNQSDSAMNILDIAELVESAL